The sequence tcattttaatatatatatatatatatatatatatatatatatatttttttttttttcttgatagcACAATCTACTATTTCAAGGAACTATAAAAAAAGATGTTACGGaataagctatttttttttaaaaaaaaatcttttttttataattaataaaaatagtgtTGTGGGAAAACTTATTTTGgtgaatagattttttttttttaacaaaaaaatcatgttaagtattgaaatttcaaattgtGTACTGAAGTCGTGTTtccaaaacataattttaatgtaaaatgtATTTACACTAAAGTTGTGTTTTCAAACAAGATTTCGGtacaaaatgtaatataattgaAATCATGAAATATTTCTGATAACTCAAAAGCATGATTTTAGtacaaatttaatttcaatgtTTAAAATCATGTTTCTAAAAACACGATTTTCAAAGAGAGATTATTTTaccaaataattttatgttaagGTCcataatgctatttttttagtaactaataattaaataaaacaatttccaaaaaaaaaaaaaatccaaataagcTGTGTAGCTCTGCTTAAATATTCTTAGAAAATAACTTTAgaagtcctttaaaaaaattaaattaagaaaaacacaaatgagaaattttttgttttgccttttaaaaaagaaaagtctcaagTCTGAACCCTCGGTTTATCGGGTCAGGCTTTGGGTTAACCCATCTTTCAGAGTCCATAAAAGCTTTATGAACATGTCTACAGAACACACTTCTCTCTCCATGTCTCTCTCCAACTCGAGACGGCGCCGTTCTCTGCCACAAAATGCTAGCTTTCCAACTCGATTTTGGACAAAAGAACAACCTTTTGCATTGTCTGTGGTTGGAGTTGGAGATGGTCTTAGAATAAATTACATAGTCATTTGATAACCCAGAAGCCACCAAGCCATGGTTTTTTTGAGAGACCAGAAGAGAAAACTGAAagtgaaggagaagaagaagaacaacaacatcaacaacagtAGAATTAGTTTTATGTAATATGATGTTCTTGTTGGTACACAAAACTGCTTTTGCTTCTGCTTCTGTGTTTCAAAGCGGTATTACTCGCAAACCCATtaaccttttttctttgttcaagaATTATGCTTTAGCTTTTGCTTCAATGTCTTCATTTCACTCCCAGACTTGTTCTTCTTCTACTACTGGTACTTATACTGATACTATTTGGAAAAgtagaatagagaaaaaaaagagaaggtatGCTCAAACCCAGTTCTTGAATTTTGTGAGGGAACAATGTAAGTATAATAGGCTGACTAATTTTGATGATGCCGTTAGCATATTCAATCAGTTGCTTCAAATGGGTTCCCGGCCGTCTATTGTGGATTTCAATCAGATTTTAGGCAAAATTGCACAAATGAAACGTTATTCGACTGTTACTTGTTTATTTAAGCAAATGGGTATGTTTGGAATTGTGCCTGATGTTTGTACTTTGAATATTTTGACCAATTGTTATTGCAATTTGAATAGGCCGGATTTTGGGTTTTCGTTGTTGGGTAAAATGTTGAAACTTGGGTACGAACCGGGTTGTAGGACTTTTGCAGTTTTGATTAATGGGTTTTGTATTGATGGTAAAATAGTGAGAGCAGTGGAGTTGTTTAATGCAATGGTGGAGAGAGGGTATTGGCCTGATGTGGTTACTTATGGGTCACTGATAAATGGGTTGTGCAAAGTGGGGGATACGAGTGCGGCTATTGGTATGCTTAGGAAGATGGAAGAAGGAGGCTGTAAGCCTGATAGAGTTGTGTATTGTGTTATTATTGACCGGCTGTGCAAGGATGGGCTACTGGTTGAGGGTTTGAGTCTATTGTCAGAAATGACTGGCAAAGGCATTTCCATGGATGTTGTCTCTTATAATTCTTTGATTCATGGGCTACTCAATTCATGTCAGTGGGAGGAAGTATCAGGTTTTTTGAAGGAAGTGAAGCACGGGAAAATTGTACAAGATTTACAAACTGTTTGTATGTTGACTGATATGCTATGTGCAGAAGGATTGATTACTGAACCGAAATGCGTGATTGAATTACTGATTCAAAGAGGTGTGGAGCCCGATGTAGTCACTTACAGTATACTCATGGATGGGTACTGTATGCGGGATCAGATGGACGAGGCAAGAAAAGTATTTGATTTGATGTTTGAGAGGGCTTGTTATCCTGATGCTTGGTGCTATAACGTCTTGATCAAAGGTTATTGCAGGTGTAAAAGAATTGACGAGGCCGTGAGTCTTATTGAAGAAATGGATAATAAGAGAATGGTTCCTGATACTGTTACTTACAACACTCTTATTGGTGGCATGTGTTCCCTTGGGAGGCATATATCTGCACAAGAGGTTCTTAATGAGATGCAAGCTCATGGACAACTTCCAGATATCTTTACTTACTCTACATTGTTGGATTCACTatgcaaaaaccaaaattttgatgaggcgatgaaattttttgaagaaatggaAACTCGTAGGATGGATACTGACATTGTGATTTACAGCATCATTATTGATGGTATGTGCAGAGCTGGGAAACTCAAACTTGCAAGGGATATATTTTTTAGTCTCCCTGAAAAAGGATTACAACCTAATGTTAGGACGTATACTACAATGATAGATGGACTTTGTAATGAAGGGTTATTGGATGAAGCAAGTGAGTTACTTAAAAGAATGGATGAGACTCGATGCTTTCCGAATGATTGCACTTATAATACAATTATAAGAGGATTTCTAAGAAAAAATGATACATCAAGGGCTATAGAACTTCTTCATGTGATGGCTGAGAGGGGATTTTTGGCAGATTCTTACACTAAAAGCATGTTAGTAGATTTGCTGTCTGCCGATGGGCTACACCCTTCTTCTCGTGAAAGGATTCAGAATTATGTGTGAAGGTTATTCCAGGTATTCAACTTGAAGTGAAGATTCCACAGTGAAATCTGACAAAGGCAGCAATCTTTTTGGAGTAAGACTAATTTATGATTaagttgtatggtactttaaTACCATGACTTATGTTTCTTGTGTAAATTAGAAGTTTACATGCCAAAAACATGTTTCGTATGTGATATAGTAGGGGTTTTCTTTTTACCCCCTAGAATTTTGTGTTAGCAATGTACTGTGTGAATAATATTGATAAGGACTTCATTTTAAACAACTAAGGATATCTTAAAAGGATAAGCATATGGCAGTGTCTTGGAAGTTGTTTAAATGAAAATGATCATAAACATagcaaacaaaaatataagaatcaatgatcaattatcaaattagtTGATGTAGAATGAGATTCaagaatgaaaatatatattaactcGCCTATAGTTGCAGATGTGCACACACATGCTCAATGAATTACCCTATAATCACAGCATAAATACTTGTGCAATTTGGAAGACATATAGAAATAGCGCTATCTGGAAGGTGTTTCTCATTGTGTGATATGGTGCATTTGGCATGAAAGAAATGCTAGAATTTTAGAGTGATGTGAGCGGTCTATCTTAGAAGTGAAGTTGCAATTTTTCCGAACTTTGTTGAATAGATGATGGCTACAGGAGCATATCCCTTATAATTTATGGATCGTTGTAATCTTAGAGCCTAGTAAATGTGTTATGCATTAGTATACCCCTGTATACTTGATGATTCAGTTTTATATTCActtaaacttattacttattaccaaaaaaaaaaaaaaaaaatcataattataaATAGATCTGCACGTGGTTGAGACTCTTTTAACCTAAAGACATTACATCAAACTAGGGTCTCTTATACCTAGGTTATGATATGATGACCCGGCTCATCTTCTTTTCAGAAAATCACGAAATGAAACTATGAATTTGAACCTATCTTgctacttatttatttatttattttttttgaagttgaaaCATCATATTGTAATATGTGTACATTATTGCTTTTGGTTTATGATGTCATaagtttataagtttttaattgatCAAAGTTGTTGCTATACTAATACATAGCGTTCATGTAACAATGACTCCCTTCTGACCATTATGAATTTAGGCTATATAATCTTTTGTAATTACTGTTTAAATCTGTTTAAGCCTTCTTTCCcctcttttgaatttttttattattttattttattttttactttttgcaaTAGTGTTATACAAAAGATATAGTTTTTGGTAGCTTTTTACTAAATGTGTgacaaaaagctaaaagctagctgattctcaaaaaagctaattgttgataaatttttatttttatttttatttttttatagctaAGACAAAAGGAACAAAACTAAAAGCTAAATGCTTTTACCAAATAGATGGCCCTTTGATGGCTCCATCCCTAACTTGCAGCTTCATATGTGCTGTAGAAtaaatcttttgtttttctttgatctGCGATCAAATTGTTGTGGTATTTGATCTTCAAATGTGCAAACTGAGATAATGAATTCTTTGGTTGAGCTTAACATTTTAATGCGGATTTATAAtaatttctccctttttttgGTGTAGCAAACATGAACCTTATTTACCTGGGCTTGGTTGTGCAACAAAAACAGAGAAGTCCCACTCTTCTCTTTGGTAGATTGTTCAGGAAAGAACATAATGGTGAGAAATCAATATGGTATTATTATGTGGGCAGTAAGAGGATATAATGGCATGCTATTTCCGTGGAAGAGCATTTGACAGACAAAAGTTTCAAGGAATGCTGCCTTAGGTAAGATCTCAATTGTGGATAACCTCATTAAGATAACATTACTGTAGTTGATTAGTATTGCATTTGTAATTCTATTGCTCCATTTTGTGGAACGAGATTTTTGGAGTGCTGTTCCATTTTGCATCTTGTGGACTAAATAGGGGAGAGAGGAATAATCAGACTTTTCAAGGAGTTGAGTACAAACTAAATTTGCGAACTTTTGTATAATCGGAAGATGACTACTTTTGGCAGCATcccttgttcttcttttttaaattttattggtgAAATTGCTATAATTGTTTGTGGAGCCAAGTgtgtttttatgatttttatgtaATATATCTTTCACCTCATACAGTCCTTGTTTACAGGGAGGGCATTTGTTGACATTATATTTTGGTTATGTGGGATTACTCATTAAATATGAGCAGagatattttaaattcttttattatttttacttacaattttaattttttttgattccttaaaattaatttcttgGAGTTGGTGATTTGGGGTTTTGGTCAATGTAGGATCTTGTGGTAGATTGGAgaatttgggtttggttttggaaaTGTGTATAAGGTGATTGCCTGTCTTGATTTGATTAATTGCTTTTCTAGCTGAGAAGCTGAGGAtgtcttttaaaagaaaaagtacaagAAATCTTGGTGTTTTTCTGCAGTTATTTAATAGTTAGCTCTCATAAATCTGTACTCTCATAGTATCTTTCCTCTTTTAGACAGGAAACTTCTGTCAATTAACTTGCTGGCTTTGCTTTTTTGAGATGCCCCTTGGATCAATGCCttgctttattgttttgttCTTGTCATGTCCATCCCTTGCATCGCATAATGTGTTTGTGGTCTATCTATGTAGTGTTGATTCCTGGTTTCATATTGTCCAATCAACCAGCTATTCCCTTATTCTTGTATGGTTATTCTAAGATATAAAGATGTTATtcatgttgtgtgtgttttgtttatTGCATACGTAAGGGtagttgttcttatatatgattttactttcttttgtcATGCATCTTAGAGATGACATTAAGGAGATTTTTGTGCTGTTGTTACTCACATGTTTTCCCATTCATACCTAACtgattttccaaaaaataaaaagcttcagggtccaaacaaaagaagaattGGATCCTGGCTGGCGTCgagagagatttgagattcCGTAAGTAACCTAGTGCATGTGcctttttggaaaatgaaatgATATAAGAACCATCCCCAAGATAACAAACATGTCCCGGTATTTTCtacccttctttctttctttgcatCAATTTGTGTCGTATGTTTTCTAGGATCAGAAGGAAGCGCTATAATGACCAGCGGTCGAAATGTAGTGCTTTTTGCAATACTGATTTTATGCAGCAGCTTTCTCTTTGGTCGTTATGCTGTACTTTTGAAAAAGAAGTACGGCTTTCGCCTTGTCTTTGTTATGTATCTATCCTTGCTATTTGCCATCTCTTTCTTTTGCTATTTTCTCTGAATCTATTAACTGCTGAACTATATGTTTTTCCTTAATGCTGCAGGAAGCAGCTTAAGCAAAAGGAGTCCTCAAAGCTTTACTCAGCAGTCCTTGAAGAAAGGAGAGTCGAAGTTCCTTCAAGACACACATATTCACGATTATGTTGGCTTCCTAGAAGCTTTCTGGAATTTCTACACTTTGCTAAGCTCTGTTTCTTATGAATGAGTTGGTCTGATTCCTTGAAATTAATTATGGAAGATGCTAACCAAAAATCACTACACAGGTTCAAATTAGTCTCACATTTTTGGCACATCAAAGAATATAGCAACTTCAACCATGTCCTGCTATGACCTGTCACACTTCATCTTTGGTATCATCAACAACAGATGAAACCTCACTCATGACCAGGGCCTGTCCTTCACAAGAGATAACTGGAACTTTGGAGACCTATGGCTGATTTTGGTTCCTCTCATGATTATGACTCAGGATCATGGTTCATTATTCAAGGCATTGGGTTTACAGCTGCTTATCCCTTTTTCATGGTTTTGTACCATTTTTTCCAAGATGTTTCATATTATGTAGCTCTTTGTAGTGTGTATGAGAAATGTTTTGCACTATACTATACTTGTAACCAGAAATGATCTGCTTTATGCTTGTAATCATATTCAAGAAGATTTAAATTCATTGCCAATTTATTTTCAAGCCAAATTAAGAACAAGTTACACAAAAGTTAATACCAAGCAGCAAATGATCTTAGTTGATTTGATTTAAATGTTCTTTTACTGTTTAATGTGGTTTCAATCTTCCTCCTCCCAAGACATGGTAGCATGGCTGGGTACTGATTTAATATAcagtataaattaaaaatgttttacctACAATATATATTGGCAACAACTTCGACTTCCAAATTGCCTCAAAAGAATTTTGGATCTATCATCCTGCTTAGGTGTATCAAAAGGACCTATATTATTGAGTTTGATTTGTCCTTCCAACATTGGGTGGCAAGAAATGAACATAGAGCTAAGGTACCACTAGCAGGTTTCTCTAGAATTAAATTGCTTTTTCAAATGAATGTTCGGGAATAAACAAATTCCAAAATGTTGGATTTTACTTATAAATCTAGAGGACCTAATTCTCAATTTTCATGGTCACCATAAATCCATTACCttaaggagaaaaagaaaaaaaaaccctcaatttGTTAAGAGCTTTGTAGTTTCGTGGTACTGTTCGGTTCTTTACAGGAGAACTTACCTTCAAATTTTCCCTTACACTTATTGTAATCAAATAAGGAAGCCCAAGTTAAAAGAGCTCAGTTTTACGCTAATTGGACGAAAGAGGCGAGGGTCATTGGAAAAAATAGCACCAAATTGACTTTGCCATTGCCTGAGGGGAGGAAAGGTGTAGGCTTTCACATCCAACTTCTTCCAGTCTTCCTCTGTTCATATGGATGGAAATATATTTGGATATGGAATGGTCCAAAAGAGGAAAACAAGTGATGCTTCCAAAAATTGTCAGTAAAGTACACAATCATTGCACCCTCTCGATGAGACCTgcacaacaaagaagaagaagaaaaagaagaagaagaaaactttaCAGAGAGTAttggtgtggtaccggccaaataccctttgaaggttaagttagagaactttcacaactctaTAGTGCCAGAGTTGGGGGgaaattatgcgtaccttgatttctgagggttttgggtttttatagtagtataGAACCGACTTTAGTTTCTTAGTGAAGAAAGTGTTTCCTTGTAGGGAGGATCCTCTTTAATACACATATTTTACGGGATCTTTCCATATAGAGATTTGGTTGACTATGGTTAATTATGGAGTACAAGACATTTTCATTTGAAATTCATTGAAAATCAATTAAACCATGTGGGTGCCACGTGGCTTTGCCACCGCCCACTTTGTATCCGTTTGCTTTCTCATTCGTCCGCCATAGAGAGTCTGTCCACCACCTAGTACAGTCGCTCATGATAGGTTCTATAAAATGAGACCGTCTACTTTAATTTTGTcatcttcagttgccccctcactctATGAGTCCGTCGCCTTATCTCCTAGACGGACCTGTAGAGTGGCGGTTTATCCCAACCCTTagtctgtaaaaaaaaaacccaaccctTAGGAAATACATTTTGATTTGACAGGCTAGCCTAGCACCATTAATGCAGTAGGGGCACGTGACATGTTTCTAGTGGCTAATTGCTAGTACCGAAGGGTTCCTTCGTCTTCCGTGCTGTTctcccaatatatatatatctattgcTTCTCCCTCTCATTTTTACTTTCCACAACAAATTTTTAGAGCCAGAGCTCTACCATCTACTTTCTTTTCAGCTTTGTCTTCTTCGTCACTTTTTGGTGACCGTTCACTTGTTGCGACCGTCTGCTACATTGTGTCCATTGCCTTTTCATATCGTTCAACTGGTAAGCATCCGTTGCCTTTCACTGAGTTCTCTTTTTGTTCTTTACTTTAAATATTGCATGCTCGTCGTCTACGTAGACCTGTAGAGTCTTAAGAGTTTATCTGTCATGTGTAGATgacagatgtctagtgaggcgttGATTGATCAATCGTGTGTCCGCAAAGGAGCGGGCTATGATGAGGTGTATTCGTTTGGTCATGACGACCTCAGCATCTCTCATGATGAAAGAGATTCGTCTGCCAGTTCTCCTTTGGAGGAGGATGGACGTGGATGTGGTCGGATC comes from Castanea sativa cultivar Marrone di Chiusa Pesio chromosome 3, ASM4071231v1 and encodes:
- the LOC142627070 gene encoding uncharacterized protein LOC142627070; translated protein: MMFLLVHKTAFASASVFQSGITRKPINLFSLFKNYALAFASMSSFHSQTCSSSTTGTYTDTIWKSRIEKKKRRYAQTQFLNFVREQCKYNRLTNFDDAVSIFNQLLQMGSRPSIVDFNQILGKIAQMKRYSTVTCLFKQMGMFGIVPDVCTLNILTNCYCNLNRPDFGFSLLGKMLKLGYEPGCRTFAVLINGFCIDGKIVRAVELFNAMVERGYWPDVVTYGSLINGLCKVGDTSAAIGMLRKMEEGGCKPDRVVYCVIIDRLCKDGLLVEGLSLLSEMTGKGISMDVVSYNSLIHGLLNSCQWEEVSGFLKEVKHGKIVQDLQTVCMLTDMLCAEGLITEPKCVIELLIQRGVEPDVVTYSILMDGYCMRDQMDEARKVFDLMFERACYPDAWCYNVLIKGYCRCKRIDEAVSLIEEMDNKRMVPDTVTYNTLIGGMCSLGRHISAQEVLNEMQAHGQLPDIFTYSTLLDSLCKNQNFDEAMKFFEEMETRRMDTDIVIYSIIIDGMCRAGKLKLARDIFFSLPEKGLQPNVRTYTTMIDGLCNEGLLDEASELLKRMDETRCFPNDCTYNTIIRGFLRKNDTSRAIELLHVMAERGFLADSYTKSMLVDLLSADGLHPSSRERIQNYV